The region CCAGTACAGCCACAGTCCTCTAATGGTGGGCCCTGGGAGCTAAACACAGCCTTCTTCTGGTTATCCTGGGAGCTGGCCAGTAAAGCCACAGTgttctactgggagctgcccagcaCAACCGCAGCCTTCTAACGGTGGAGACAGGATGTAGCGGACAGGAAGTGGCGTGGTTACGGAGGTCAGCGGTACCCGCGTTGTCATGACGACGTCATCAGGTGATGACATCGATCAGAGGAGGACGGCtgatcacgcacacacacacacagtcctgggGGCCCTTAAACAGTAGAACATTACTCATCAGGACATTAGCGCGGCGGTCTTCAACGGCGGTCTCGTGCCCacaagaaccccccccctccaagatCCGCTCTGCTAATGTTCCtgagctctctcgctctctctctcacatcctGGGCTATTAGTCTGGGCGCTGCCCGTCTGTCTACAGGGCTCcctgctgggtggggggggggggggggggtgtaccccCCCCATGCCAcaaacactccccccccccaaccaaaccAAACCGACAGGAAGTGGTCGTTGGCCTGCCAAGCTCTGAGTGGGCGGAACCGCAGAAGAGGTGGGGGCAGGATTGGCTCATTAAGGGTTCGTCGTGACGAAGACATCAttagaaggaggaggtgaggaagagggaggaggtgaggagttcagaaagggggagagagagtgaagatgTTCGACATGAAGTAAGAGTAGTGTTGTTTGTGGTTCTGAACGGCCGCTGTGGGATGCCGCTGGATCCTCTCCCAGGAGGTGTTCAGTCCCCATGAGGTCGGGACCCCATGATGTGTTTGGGTCTTGACCCACTGATGCCTTGCTCAATGGCCACCAGTTTGTACGCTGGAGCACCTCAttacaaagaaacaaaaaaatcgAGACTCAAGAGAACTTTATTTTCCTAATAAAGGAATCACAAATAATAAAGCAACTACATTAGTTTATTATTCATTCTCCCCCCCAAAAATATGAAGATTCAGGTGAAACATTTACACAAAATACAACTTCCTGATCTCCAATGCATTGTTCTTCTCCACAAACGCAAGGAATCAACATCCCAGGAACCGTGTGTTGTGTTGGTATCTAGTCCACTGTGGTTATGGGACCTTGTGTATTGTGGAGACATCTAGTCCACCCTGGTTGTGGGGACGTGTGTTGTGTAGGCTGTGTATCTAGTCCAATGCGTTAAGTGGGACCGTGTGTGTGATCGTATCGACTTTTGTTACAAGGTCCTTGTTAACTGGTGTGGCAGTGACCTGGTCTGTCTTGGTTATGGCGACCGTGTCGTCTGGGCCATACGGGTCAGTACAGGGTCAGTACAAAGAGAAACCACGGTCCACGTGTCGCTGTGCTCCGGTCCCGATCCCGGGTCAGGGCTCAGAACAGGACCTGCATCCTGAAGTGGTGCTGCTTGGTTTTGTTGTGGTTCATGCCCATCTTCAGCATCCACCTCGACTTCATCTTCTGCACATACGGCATGTCGCGGGCGTGCGTGTGGAAGCCGCTCTTCCCTgaggacacaacacaacagacgTTGGTCTACAACACAGGGAAGGGAACCACCAACCCTTACCAAGGCTTCGTGCCTTGCTCTACCCTCTGAGCTCCACAGGGGTTAGCACCCCTAACCCTGCAGTGAGAGTGCCTTGCTCTACCCAGGGGTTAGCACCCCTAACCCTGCAGTGAGAGTGCCTTGCTCTACACAGGGGTTAGCACCCCTAACCCTGCAGTGAGAGTGCCTTGCTCTACCCAGGGGTTAGCACCCCTAACCCTGCAGTGAGTGCTACAGGTCGTTCCCTGGTGGTCCGGTGGTCGGGGGTCTTACCTCGGTCTCCCTGCCAGCCCAGGGCCTGGTACTGCCTCATGACGCGGCCCACGGCGTTGCGGTTGTGGGCCAGGACCACGGCCCTCTGGGTCCCGAAGCGCTGCTTGTAGTACCGCAGCAGGGAGCGGTGTCCGATGCGGGCCCCTGGGAACAACGGGAGGGGTCAGCACGAGGCGGTCCGAGGGGGCCCAGGGTCTGAGGACCCCCAGAGTCTGAGGGCCCAGGATCTCAGGGTAGACCGGGGAGTACTGGATACCGGGGCTTAGTAGTCACGGCCATAGAGAGTGTGGTGTGGGTCCCCCAGAACCCGAAGTTACTGGGTTAGATCCCCAGGTTATCAGATATTTATGAAAAGTGGTCTTTAGGTGGATGTGTTCTGATGCAGCAGAGTATTCAGCCTGGTACCTGGGCACCAGCCCAGACCAGTCCAAGTACTAGTAGGTTCTTGATCACTGGTTTTAGTGGGTGTTGGGGTCGTGGTGGGGTAGTGGTAAGGgaaaggttgtgggtttgatccccaatgagCGCCCTCATCTACATGAGGGTGGAGCCTGGTTAACTTTGCTTTATTCTGAGTGTCTCTCACTCCTTATGTAATGTAACGCCAACACGTTGATGATCACTGATGCATGCATCACAGTAATACTGCATCAGTATTATAGTACCATATAGTATATATTGTAGTATACTGTGATGGTGTAATACTGGGGTACTATGTGGTGTAACCTTGAGTTCCCCTCATCAGCCAGTCGGTCTCCAGACACAGATTTAATAGAATGGACTGAAAGGAGCGCAAAGGAGGCTGTTCTGTTCTCATGATGGGTGGAGGGAACTGACAGAGTACacaggaggtgggagaggaggagcatgttgagggggagaagaggtgagggaggaCGGTGGAAAGAGTGGGGGAGGGCTGAGTCATGTCAGCAGCTGACTAGGGCcccgggggaggagggagagaggaggctacTCAGCATTATGACCTGAGAGACTAAACATCCGAGTGTctgagatggtgtgtgtgtgtgtgtgtgtgtgtgtgtgtgtgtgtgtgtgtgtgtgtgtgtgtgtgtgtgtgtgtgtgtgtgtgtgtgtgtgtgtgtgtgtgtgtgtgtgtgtgtgtgtgtgtgtgtgtgtgtgtgtgtgtgtgtgtgtgtgtgtgtgcattggtttAAATGTCATTGTGAAAGAATCTGAGTACAGTTAATGGACTCGTGAAAGCGATATCCAAAAGACTTGAGGTGAACGTAGCCAACGAGAGATTTAACATGAAGCAGCCATCGTGGCCTTCTGTTGTGGGCGAGGCCTTGTGTTGTGGGCGGGGCCTTGTGATGTGGGAGGGGCCTTGGGATATGGCAGGGGCCTGGTGTTGTGGGTAGGGGCTGGTgttgtgggcggggcctggtgTTGTGGGTGGAGCCTGGTGTTGTGGGCAGGGCCCTGTGCTGTGGGCAGGGCCCTGTGCtgtgggcggggccaggagAGGGCATAGTCACCTGAGGGGAGGGTCAGCTCCAGTGTGCCAACGTCGTACTCCATGTTCTTGTCGTCGAGCAGAGAGTCCAGGTCTCCGTCCTTCATCTCCGCgtcctctccctcctggtcCGGGTAGCTGCTCCTATTGGCCGAGAGACAACAGGGGAGGAGCTTGAGTTCCAAGGCCGGGGGAACTAATCTAGTAATACGAGTGTTCGACTGCCTGCCGataggttctgggttcaatacCCAATGTCGCAACAATCTAACCCCTGATGGCATCCCCTTCGTTACCTGAAGTCGTAGAAGTCTGCGAACTCCAGCGCGGCGTCCCCCTCGGTGAAGAGCTTGCAGTGGCTCTTGTCGGTCATGTGACCCTGGACCGCCTCCGTGGAGTAGAAGGACCGCCCCTTCTCGTTACACCACAGGCACACGTTCCCCGCGCCCACCTTCTCCCCTGcaggacgcacacacagtcacgtaagtaaacacacacacatgcacacgcacacggccaGGTACTGGACCAGACCCCCCCAGAACCAGAGCCCCAGACCCACCCAGGTACTGGACCAGACCCCCCCAGAACCAGAGCCCCAGACCCACCCAGGTACTGGACCAGACCCCCCCAGAACCAGAGCCCCAGACCCACCCAGGTACTGGACCAGACCCCCCCAGAACCAGAGCCCCAGACCCACCCAGGTACTGGACCAGACCCCCCCAGAACCAGAGCCCCAGACCCACCCAGGTACTGGACCAGACCCCCCCAGAACCAGAGCCCCAGACCCACCCAGGTACTGGACCAGACCCCCCCAGAACCAGAGCCCAAGACCCACCCAGGTACTGGACCAGACCCCCCCAGAACCAGAGCCCCAGACCCACCCAGGTACTGGACCCGACCCCCCCAGAACCAGAGCCCCAGACCCACCCAGGTACTGGACCAGGCCCTTCAGGTCCACCAGGAACTCGAGGTCGGGGATGAAGAAGCTGTGCTCGCGGGTCATGTGGGCCACGTTGCGCAGCAACGAGCGTGAGTGGTGCGGGCAGAACAGGCACTCTGTGACCGGGAGGGACCCGGGCAGGACCAccacggggggctgggggtctgAGGTCGGCGCCGCCgcgtctccttcctccttcatctcctcggGCTCCtcttcgtcatcgtcatcatcgtccaTGTCATCATCGTCTTCCTCGCCGTCGACGTCCTCCCAGTCGTCTGGAAACACGAGCcggtaattaattaattatatatatatattaatacttACCGGCTCGTgtttacatatatatgtgtgtgtgtgtgtgtgtgtgtgtgtgtgtgtgtgtgtgtgtgtgtgtgtgtgtgtgtgtgtgtgtgtgtgtgtgtgtgtgtgtgtgtgtgtgtgtgtcctcctcaccctccgGGACGGTGGgctcctcctcgcccccccTCCTCGCCTGCTCCTCCAGCCACACCAGCCTCGGGGGTTTCTCGGCCCGTGGCTTCttcgctgctcctcctcctcctcctcctcctgctgctcctcccggGGCCTCCTCCTCGCCCCGGGCGGGGCCGGTCCTCTGCTGCTCCCTGAGGGCCCGCCTCAAGGCCTCGTTCTGGCCGTCGcggtcctccaccaccacctcctccttctccttctccgcctcctcccccagccccttctcctccccctccagccccttctCGCGGTTCCTCTGGTTCAGCTGCTCCACCCTCCGTTGCGCCTCCTGCACCGCCTGCTTCTCCGCCTGCAGGTGCTTGTGTGACTGCAGGTGGTTCTGGAAGGCGTTGGCGCTGGAGAACCTCTTGTTGCAGGTGCTGCAGCTctgcgtggcggcggcggtggtcaGCTGCTCCTCGGCCGCCGCCCGCTGCGCCAGCACGCGCTCCTGGAAGTTGTCGGCCGTGACGGGCGGCATCTCGGCCACCTTGCGCTTCAGGTTGTAGCGGTGCCAGTCCGTCTTGTAGTGCGCCCGCTGCACCTCGCCGTCGGCGAACACCACCCGGCAGCTGATGCAGGTGAAGGACGACATGGCCGCCTGCGGGGCGAGAGAGGGCGCTTAACCGGAGACCAGGCTTAACGAGGGACCGTGCTTAACAATTGACCGCGCTTAATAAGACCGTTTAACGAGGGACTGACCCTAGCGAGGGACTACGCTAAGCGTAGGAAGCGCTGTAGACAATTGGTCGGCTAAaagggaggagttataatgtatCAACAGGTATGATGTTGATAACTCCTTTTAAAAGCACTCCCCGGATAGTCCACCTTAGATGTACACTGAGGTTGTAGGTCAACCTACCAGCCTagccagtggactgtaccaactaaTGGAACGGTAGGCGTATCGATCCAACATACACCTGGTTGGATGTTTGATGTACAGACACGCCCACGTGTCGTGTCACAAAAGGGTCGATTTAAATGGTTGATCAACATCACAACATCACGGACGTAGGCAGCAGGGATAATTTAATCTGAAGCTCCCAATCTGAAGTAGGTCTATCCAGTAGGATACGGCCTGGGGCACCAGTGTCAAACTTTAGTTTTTATATTTACAAAACGGATTAACAAAGTAGCATGACAGCCACAGTAAGGACATCCATGTGGTTCAGGGCCGTGTTTTCAGAGTAGCGCCAGAGGAAGGTGAGGAACCTCACTGGTACCAATGGGATCAACAGTGACGCATCTCCGTTAAAAACAATCATGACAACAA is a window of Gadus macrocephalus chromosome 8, ASM3116895v1 DNA encoding:
- the znf622 gene encoding cytoplasmic 60S subunit biogenesis factor ZNF622 is translated as MSSFTCISCRVVFADGEVQRAHYKTDWHRYNLKRKVAEMPPVTADNFQERVLAQRAAAEEQLTTAAATQSCSTCNKRFSSANAFQNHLQSHKHLQAEKQAVQEAQRRVEQLNQRNREKGLEGEEKGLGEEAEKEKEEVVVEDRDGQNEALRRALREQQRTGPARGEEEAPGGAAGGGGGGGAAKKPRAEKPPRLVWLEEQARRGGEEEPTVPEDDWEDVDGEEDDDDMDDDDDDEEEPEEMKEEGDAAAPTSDPQPPVVVLPGSLPVTECLFCPHHSRSLLRNVAHMTREHSFFIPDLEFLVDLKGLVQYLGEKVGAGNVCLWCNEKGRSFYSTEAVQGHMTDKSHCKLFTEGDAALEFADFYDFRSSYPDQEGEDAEMKDGDLDSLLDDKNMEYDVGTLELTLPSGARIGHRSLLRYYKQRFGTQRAVVLAHNRNAVGRVMRQYQALGWQGDRGKSGFHTHARDMPYVQKMKSRWMLKMGMNHNKTKQHHFRMQVLF